The following are encoded in a window of Phaseolus vulgaris cultivar G19833 chromosome 3, P. vulgaris v2.0, whole genome shotgun sequence genomic DNA:
- the LOC137807149 gene encoding 3-oxoacyl-[acyl-carrier-protein] synthase II, chloroplastic: MASTTTSSLCTWLVAACMSVTCDADRTRTPQAMFRSSKKSRTSQFSLSGSAHSGKTMAVALQPTQEVTTIKKPPTKQRRVVVTGLGVVTPLGHDPDTFYNNLLNGVSGISEIETFDCAEYPTRIAGEIKSFSTDGWVAPKLSKRMDKFMLYMLTAGKKALVDAGITEDLMDELNKEKCGVLIGSAMGGMKVFNDAIEALRISYKKMNPFCVPFATTNMGSAMLAMDLGWMGPNYSISTACATSNFCILNAANHIIRGEADVMLCGGSDAAIIPIGLGGFVACRALSQRNTDPTKASRPWDINRDGFVMGEGAGVLLLEELEHAKKRGANIYAEFLGGSFTCDAYHVTEPRPDGAGVILCIEKALAQSGISKEDVNYINAHATSTPAGDLKEYQALIHCFGQNPELKVNSTKSMIGHLLGAAGGVEAVATVQAIKRGWVHPNINLENPDKGVDARVLVGSKKERLDIKAALSNSFGFGGHNSSIIFAPFK, from the exons ATGGCTTCGACCACCACCTCCTCCCTCTGCACGTGGCTCGTCGCGGCTTGCATGTCAGTCACGTGCGACGCCGACCGCACCAGAACCCCTCAAGCAATGTTCCGCTCCTCCAAGAAGTCCCGCACTTCCCAATTCTCTCTTTCTGGATCCGCTCATTCTG GTAAAACAATGGCTGTAGCTTTACAACCTACCCAAGAGGTCACGACAATAAAAAAACCTCCTACGAAGCAAAGGCGAGTAGTTGTGACAGGATTGGGAGTGGTTACACCACTTGGGCATGATCCAGATACCTTCTACAATAATTTGCTCAATGGTGTTAGTGGCATAAGCGAGATTGAAACATTTGATTGTGCAGAATATCCAACT AGGATTGCTGGTGAAATCAAGTCTTTCTCAACTGATGGCTGGGTAGCACCAAAGCTTTCAAAGAGAATGGATAAATTTATGCTCTATATGCTGACAGCTGGCAAAAAAGCCTTGGTTGATGCTGGAATTACTGAAGATTTAATGGATGAGTTAAATAAAGAAAAGTGTGGAGTTCTGATTGGCTCGGCAATGGGTGGCATGAAG GTTTTCAATGATGCCATTGAAGCTTTACGAATCTCGTATAAGAAGATGAATCCTTTTTGTGTACCTTTTGCAACAACAAATATGGGTTCTGCCATGCTTGCTATGGATCTG GGATGGATGGGCCCTAATTATTCTATTTCTACTGCTTGTGCTACAAGTAACTTCTGTATATTGAATGCAGCAAACCATATCATTAGGGGTGAAGCT GATGTGATGCTTTGTGGTGGCTCAGATGCTGCGATTATACCAATTG GTTTGGGAGGCTTTGTGGCCTGCAGAGCACTCTCACAAAGGAATACCGATCCTACCAAAGCTTCACGCCCTTGGGACATT AACCGCGATGGATTTGTCATGGGAGAAGGGGCTGGAGTTTTGCTCTTAGAAGAACTGGAGCATGCTAAG AAAAGAGGTGCAAACATATATGCTGAATTCCTTGGTGGAAGTTTCACCTGTGATGCATATCATGTGACTGAGCCACGTCCTGATG GGGCTGGTGTTATACTTTGCATTGAAAAGGCATTAGCTCAGTCTGGAATATCAAAAGAGGATGTGAATTACATAAATGCACATGCCACATCCACACCAGCTGGAGATCTTAAAGAGTATCAAGCTCTAATACATTGTTTTGGTCAAAACCCTGAG TTAAAAGTGAATTCTACAAAATCCATGATTGGTCATCTACTAGGGGCAGCTGGTGGTGTGGAAGCTGTAGCCACAGTACAG GCAATTAAGAGAGGGTGGGTTCATCCCAATATCAACCTAGAAAACCCAGATAAAGGAGTG GATGCTAGAGTGCTTGTTGGCTCAAAGAAAGAGAGACTGGATATCAAGGCAGCCTTATCAAATTCATTTGGTTTTGGGGGTCACAATTCTTCGATCATATTTGCACCCTTCAAGTGA